The window TCCATTGTCTTTACGTTACTGTTACCGATTGAAAAAACTTTTTTCATTAGAGTAATACTAATTGTAACCGTAGTGAGTCATTGGATTTGGGCTATCATCTATTCTAAAAAACGAGTTCGTCATAATTAAAAAAATCATAGGAAATTGGTATAAGGAGTCTCTCTTATGGAAGAAGTAAAAGTCGTCTATGCTTTAATCAAAAATATTGAAAATCGAATTCTTATGGTGCATAATCACGAAGGTCATTGGTCACTACCTGGTGGGAAAGTTGAAGCTGATGAAACGCTAATTGAAGCAACAATTCGGGAAACATTTGAAGAAACTGGCTATAAGATTGTAATAGGTAATCTACTCGCGGTAAATGAATCAAAGTTTACAAAGAGAAATCACCATGCCTTATTTTTTACTTTTGAGGCACAAATCTTAGCTGGAGTAGAAGAAATAAAATTACCGCGTGAAATTTCACAAATCGAATG of the Lysinibacillus fusiformis genome contains:
- a CDS encoding NUDIX hydrolase is translated as MEEVKVVYALIKNIENRILMVHNHEGHWSLPGGKVEADETLIEATIRETFEETGYKIVIGNLLAVNESKFTKRNHHALFFTFEAQILAGVEEIKLPREISQIEWTAIETANLRMPYYSEGIQKLLENHAFYSNQGTI